From Balneola sp. MJW-20, the proteins below share one genomic window:
- a CDS encoding VWA domain-containing protein, whose product MVFENIHLLWLLLLMPALSILFWWKGRKQEARRKEYFGEQLFSKLRIGFWKPGVRMRTGFMLTGLAFMIVAMAGPKIGTEVREVKRRGIDMLIALDLSASMNAEDVRPSRLEKAKFEINRLIERLKGDRVGLIVFTGEAYLQSPMTLDYSALKLFLDIADTDQMPSSATDFKPAMETALTAFQSLEDNNTNAARVLLIISDGEDHEQSYADALSELVDNDISVYTLGIGTDEGSTIPLYENGTGDLIGYKRDRDGKVVTTRLQSGKLRDIANRGNGAYYAIERGNDGIDAFLARVDELEKGEFSSQEFADYKNQYQWMGALALLFLAMSYIVPTYRTPNERTSSES is encoded by the coding sequence ATGGTTTTTGAGAATATCCATTTATTGTGGCTGCTGTTGCTGATGCCGGCTCTAAGTATCCTTTTCTGGTGGAAAGGCCGGAAACAGGAAGCTCGCCGGAAAGAGTATTTCGGAGAACAGCTTTTTTCTAAACTCAGAATCGGATTCTGGAAGCCCGGAGTACGTATGCGTACCGGGTTTATGCTGACCGGTCTTGCTTTTATGATTGTAGCTATGGCAGGACCGAAGATCGGAACAGAGGTTAGAGAGGTTAAAAGGCGTGGAATTGATATGCTCATTGCACTGGATCTTTCAGCCAGCATGAATGCAGAAGATGTTCGCCCAAGCCGACTTGAAAAAGCCAAATTTGAGATCAATCGACTTATTGAACGATTGAAAGGCGATAGGGTGGGACTGATCGTTTTCACCGGAGAAGCATATCTTCAAAGCCCTATGACGCTGGACTATTCTGCCCTGAAGTTATTTCTGGATATTGCTGATACTGATCAGATGCCCAGTTCCGCCACCGATTTTAAGCCGGCTATGGAAACAGCACTAACTGCATTTCAGTCTCTTGAAGATAATAACACGAATGCTGCCCGGGTTCTTCTGATCATTTCAGATGGTGAAGATCATGAGCAATCCTATGCGGATGCGCTGAGTGAACTTGTCGATAATGATATATCCGTTTATACACTGGGAATTGGCACAGATGAAGGATCTACTATCCCATTGTATGAAAACGGAACCGGAGATCTCATCGGTTATAAAAGAGATCGTGATGGAAAAGTAGTAACCACCCGTTTGCAAAGCGGGAAGCTGCGGGATATCGCTAATCGTGGAAACGGTGCTTATTATGCGATTGAAAGAGGAAATGACGGAATCGACGCGTTCTTAGCTCGTGTTGATGAATTAGAAAAAGGTGAATTTTCCAGTCAGGAATTTGCCGATTACAAGAACCAGTACCAGTGGATGGGAGCATTAGCATTGTTGTTTCTGGCGATGTCTTACATAGTCCCAACCTATCGTACTCCAAATGAAAGAACATCAAGTGAAAGCTAA
- a CDS encoding HAD hydrolase family protein gives MIKLFITDIDGCIAHPFKSPDWEAISRIKELNRRSMEEEHIPALTICTGRPLPYAEAVAQWIGIEIPFLFESGGGMYDVRRNILSWNPKLSPEAEAAIAEMKKWLNETILVNYEGTIAEFTKHTDAGLINPDPGKIIQMKEEIQDHVYRNYDLFEVHDTDVSVNVILKTTNKGEGIRYLCDHLETDLSEVAYIGDSSGDIPGLEIVAHSFAPSNAQKKTRDTAMHQVGEATSGVLEAYEMLVRMNADDRRSPMGDR, from the coding sequence ATGATCAAACTATTCATCACAGATATTGACGGATGTATTGCGCATCCGTTTAAAAGTCCTGACTGGGAAGCAATATCCCGTATCAAAGAGTTGAATCGGCGGAGTATGGAAGAAGAGCACATTCCGGCGCTGACAATCTGCACCGGCAGGCCCCTGCCTTATGCCGAAGCTGTAGCCCAGTGGATCGGTATTGAAATACCCTTCTTATTTGAAAGCGGCGGTGGAATGTATGATGTACGACGTAATATACTGAGCTGGAACCCAAAACTGAGTCCCGAAGCTGAAGCTGCCATAGCTGAGATGAAGAAATGGCTGAATGAGACCATACTGGTCAATTATGAGGGTACGATCGCTGAATTCACAAAGCACACGGATGCCGGCCTTATCAATCCGGATCCGGGAAAGATCATACAGATGAAAGAAGAGATACAGGATCATGTATACCGGAATTATGATCTCTTCGAGGTTCACGACACGGATGTTTCAGTAAATGTGATCCTGAAGACCACAAATAAAGGGGAAGGGATCCGCTACCTTTGCGATCACCTGGAAACAGACTTATCGGAAGTCGCCTACATTGGAGATAGTAGCGGAGATATTCCAGGGCTTGAGATCGTGGCACATTCCTTTGCCCCATCGAATGCACAAAAGAAGACCCGGGATACGGCCATGCATCAGGTGGGGGAAGCAACGAGTGGCGTGCTGGAAGCATATGAGATGTTGGTCCGCATGAATGCAGACGACCGCCGCTCACCGATGGGAGACCGCTGA
- a CDS encoding glycerate kinase: protein MDIFEKHRKELESVAIGVALGDLVDVNLQRSLVELNPYDPVYVIGAGKGVVHMARQVENYFAEQIADGIVIAPEPDYSLDFIQVFEGYHPLPNRDSVAATYEITDMIRNMPPNAQVVALFTGGASSLMCMPADDLEISDLQDAYHYLLNSGASIHEMNVVRKHLSKVKGGKLARMMSDLKVWSFMLSDVPGDNPSTIGSGPTVPDNSDYEDAITVLRTYEIWDDLSPQIRRHLNKGKRGECEPVLSFSEYENYDHSFRVISGQQSLVYNVADYFKSLDYNAYIHPEHFEGSATEVSKMICSKAITILSKDEPISKPAALIFNGESQVKVIGKGKGGRNQHLALIAALSVEGQHAISLLSFGTDGVDGSTDAAGAIINSHTTLQARKKKLDPESYLLDFNSYEFHKEMDTLVRTGQTGTNVMDLVVVLVGKNPIKE, encoded by the coding sequence ATGGATATTTTTGAAAAGCACAGGAAAGAACTGGAATCGGTAGCCATAGGGGTAGCATTGGGAGATCTGGTGGATGTAAATCTGCAGCGTTCACTGGTGGAATTGAATCCCTATGACCCTGTTTATGTGATCGGAGCCGGGAAAGGGGTGGTCCATATGGCCAGGCAGGTTGAGAACTATTTTGCCGAGCAGATCGCAGACGGAATTGTGATCGCACCGGAGCCGGACTACAGCCTGGATTTTATTCAGGTATTTGAAGGTTATCACCCGTTGCCAAACCGTGATTCTGTGGCTGCAACGTATGAGATCACGGATATGATCCGGAATATGCCCCCGAATGCCCAGGTGGTAGCATTATTTACCGGTGGAGCATCTTCCCTGATGTGTATGCCAGCAGATGATCTGGAGATCTCTGATCTGCAGGATGCGTACCATTACCTGCTTAATTCCGGAGCTTCTATTCATGAAATGAATGTAGTCAGAAAGCATCTTTCTAAAGTGAAAGGAGGAAAACTGGCCAGAATGATGAGCGACCTGAAAGTATGGTCCTTCATGCTATCCGATGTGCCGGGAGACAACCCATCCACTATAGGCAGCGGCCCGACCGTACCGGATAACAGTGACTATGAAGATGCCATTACGGTCTTAAGAACGTATGAGATATGGGATGACTTGTCACCTCAGATCCGGAGGCATCTTAATAAGGGAAAAAGAGGTGAATGTGAACCAGTGCTTTCTTTCAGTGAGTATGAAAATTATGATCATAGTTTCAGAGTGATCTCCGGGCAGCAGTCTCTGGTCTACAATGTAGCCGATTATTTTAAAAGCCTTGATTATAATGCATATATACATCCGGAGCATTTTGAAGGAAGTGCCACGGAAGTAAGTAAAATGATCTGCAGTAAGGCGATCACCATTTTGAGCAAAGATGAGCCGATCTCTAAGCCTGCTGCACTGATCTTTAATGGTGAAAGCCAGGTTAAAGTGATTGGAAAAGGTAAGGGAGGAAGGAATCAGCACCTGGCTCTGATCGCAGCCCTTTCAGTGGAAGGTCAGCATGCGATCTCACTTTTAAGCTTTGGGACTGATGGTGTAGACGGGTCAACAGATGCTGCCGGAGCCATAATTAATTCTCATACCACTCTTCAAGCAAGAAAGAAGAAACTGGACCCGGAGTCTTACCTGCTCGACTTTAATTCCTATGAGTTTCATAAGGAGATGGACACGCTGGTTCGGACCGGTCAAACAGGCACGAATGTGATGGATCTGGTAGTGGTACTGGTCGGAAAAAACCCGATAAAAGAATAG
- a CDS encoding phosphoheptose isomerase, with translation MKEHQVKAKTELASEIREKLISQGFKIENEDMDRPWGGFFVIDEGQAQQFIDTYFSGLTLDEVNISGKLSPKILLVAPEKRLSWQYHFRRAETWKVLEGPVGIVRSMDDNQGPVRRYFSDDMVILHKGERHRLVGLDDWGVIAEIWQHLDADHPSDEDDIVRLEDDFGR, from the coding sequence ATGAAAGAACATCAAGTGAAAGCTAAAACAGAACTAGCCTCGGAGATACGTGAAAAACTGATCTCCCAGGGTTTTAAGATCGAAAATGAAGATATGGATCGTCCATGGGGTGGTTTCTTTGTGATCGATGAAGGACAGGCACAGCAGTTTATAGATACTTATTTCAGCGGACTTACCCTGGACGAGGTCAATATTTCAGGGAAACTCAGCCCGAAGATCCTGTTGGTAGCGCCTGAAAAAAGATTGTCATGGCAGTACCATTTTCGGCGGGCCGAAACCTGGAAAGTACTGGAAGGCCCGGTCGGAATTGTAAGGAGTATGGATGATAATCAGGGACCTGTCAGGCGGTATTTCTCCGATGATATGGTGATCCTACATAAAGGGGAGAGGCACCGGCTGGTCGGACTGGATGACTGGGGTGTGATCGCAGAAATATGGCAGCATCTGGACGCAGATCATCCTTCTGATGAAGACGATATTGTTCGTCTGGAAGATGATTTTGGCCGTTAA
- the wecB gene encoding non-hydrolyzing UDP-N-acetylglucosamine 2-epimerase, giving the protein MSKTKLLFVIGTRPEAIKLAPVIRALRFHSDYFETRICATAQHREMLDQVMNFFDLRADFDLDLMVPGQDLFGLTNRILRGLQSVIPKIKPDWVVVQGDTTTSFAASLAAFYSKVPVAHVEAGLRTFDKSSPYPEEMNRQLISRIADLHFAPTENNRENLVKENIDERKIYVTGNTVIDALLHCRDKADHSHSTGMRHLREILDDDKKLILITGHRRENFGRGFEQICDALYRLAMRDDIQIIYPVHLNPNVQQPVFDRLGDVENIHLIEPLDYPSFVWLMDKSHLVLTDSGGIQEEAPSLGKPVIVMREITERTEAVEAGTVLLAGTDTEKIVSETTKLLDDDDLYQAMSKRVNPYGDGNASDKIVKAFREISIV; this is encoded by the coding sequence ATGAGTAAAACGAAATTATTATTTGTGATCGGCACAAGGCCTGAAGCGATTAAACTGGCTCCGGTCATACGCGCACTCAGGTTCCATTCTGATTACTTCGAGACCAGGATCTGTGCTACTGCTCAGCATCGTGAAATGCTGGATCAGGTTATGAATTTTTTTGATTTACGCGCTGATTTCGATCTTGACCTCATGGTGCCCGGTCAGGATCTTTTTGGGCTAACCAACCGGATCTTACGGGGGCTTCAGAGTGTGATCCCGAAAATAAAACCGGACTGGGTTGTCGTTCAGGGCGATACCACTACTTCTTTTGCAGCCTCATTAGCTGCATTTTACAGTAAAGTACCGGTTGCTCATGTTGAAGCAGGGCTCAGAACTTTTGATAAGTCCTCCCCTTATCCCGAGGAAATGAACCGCCAACTTATCTCCAGAATCGCAGATCTCCATTTCGCACCTACTGAAAATAACCGGGAAAACCTGGTTAAAGAAAATATCGATGAACGCAAGATATATGTCACCGGGAATACGGTAATAGATGCATTATTGCACTGCAGGGATAAAGCCGATCACTCACACTCCACCGGCATGCGGCATTTACGAGAGATACTGGACGATGATAAAAAACTCATTCTCATTACCGGTCATCGCAGAGAAAATTTTGGCAGGGGTTTTGAACAGATCTGCGATGCTTTATACCGGCTCGCAATGCGTGATGATATACAGATCATTTATCCTGTACACCTTAATCCTAATGTTCAGCAACCGGTATTTGACCGATTGGGAGATGTTGAAAATATCCATCTAATAGAGCCGCTGGATTATCCGTCTTTTGTCTGGTTAATGGATAAATCACATCTGGTTCTGACTGATAGTGGCGGTATTCAGGAAGAAGCTCCAAGTCTTGGCAAACCGGTTATTGTAATGCGCGAAATAACAGAGAGAACCGAAGCAGTGGAAGCAGGTACTGTTTTGTTAGCTGGTACCGATACCGAAAAGATCGTTTCTGAAACCACTAAGCTTCTGGATGATGATGATCTGTATCAGGCTATGAGCAAGCGGGTAAATCCATACGGAGACGGAAATGCTTCAGATAAAATCGTCAAAGCTTTCAGGGAAATTTCCATCGTATAA
- a CDS encoding T9SS type A sorting domain-containing protein has product MRKERLRGVLFLIVTVIGSTLIQAQTYELKAIASVTEQRVNGEISFILGVSDLADAYFISLEAGYDADALEFLSEEPVGLTAGGLSVSNAISSGLLGASATRTTPLAAPDSGDLIKLNFRIKGTASPGLQNLVLNNLQFSDSNGEVLESQTSLTVEFTVLEDIGDLSISGDPVISVTEGENYILNAQVFSSGVTDQGSENDRIRVWAGVRPENTDPAGWEESSWVLLDFDQVNGDRFIYSGEIAFGRAVGIYSVALRSDLDQSGNFHYGGVAGFWDPVNSPSAELEIQERGPYRYVLAEWDFNNEELHTSTAIPDNQGQELELFGASLSGFSAGVTGFSANSNGWNDFAENTKYWLIKVSTLNFESIQISSAQMGSNTGPRDFQLQFSTDSLSWTDVNGGSITVRNDNFSSGLINELNLPAAVNNQPVLYLRWLQTSGFRVDDTDGVSSTGTNRIDDIRITGINPNASRVTVWPGDTDNNSVVDAADVLPLGIWWLSQGPLPVYPGINWQARETEAWIPEAATYADADGSGSIDQNDLKPIGLNFGDSRTAGKIKDEYLAEIIIPRMKKGEEIKVVLRLKNKKPMSGYAAEFEIKGIQDLSLEADVEYPVWMQEWADKGSLLSFDSVRGDLVSSAGVYKGSYKGVMGSKVLTLGLKAKENREKEGSLFLKKLALVSSEDIQHDIRDVIMELGKTTGNEEESGLPESTELLPNYPNPFNPLTNISYRTHRAGKVSITIYNALGQKVARPVDEFQGPGNYTVPFSAHRLSSGIYLYELRVADQRFVRKMMLVK; this is encoded by the coding sequence ATGAGAAAAGAGAGACTAAGGGGAGTGCTGTTTTTGATCGTGACGGTGATAGGATCAACGTTAATTCAGGCACAGACCTATGAACTTAAAGCCATTGCTTCAGTAACTGAGCAAAGGGTAAATGGGGAGATCAGTTTTATTTTGGGGGTATCGGATCTGGCGGATGCATATTTCATATCCCTGGAAGCAGGTTACGATGCTGATGCTTTGGAATTTCTTAGTGAAGAGCCCGTCGGACTGACTGCCGGAGGACTGAGTGTTTCAAATGCCATAAGCAGCGGACTTTTAGGTGCATCCGCCACCCGTACCACACCCCTAGCTGCACCGGATTCAGGAGATCTGATAAAACTTAATTTCCGTATCAAAGGGACTGCATCACCGGGTTTGCAAAATTTGGTACTGAATAATTTGCAGTTTTCTGATTCCAACGGGGAAGTGCTTGAATCACAAACCTCATTAACAGTAGAGTTTACGGTTCTGGAAGATATCGGTGATCTGAGCATAAGCGGAGATCCTGTGATCAGTGTGACAGAAGGTGAAAATTATATACTCAATGCTCAGGTTTTCAGCAGTGGGGTTACCGATCAGGGTTCAGAGAATGACAGGATCAGAGTCTGGGCAGGAGTTCGACCAGAAAATACTGACCCGGCAGGATGGGAAGAATCCAGCTGGGTACTTCTGGATTTTGACCAGGTCAATGGTGATCGTTTTATTTATTCTGGTGAGATCGCTTTTGGAAGAGCGGTAGGAATCTACTCAGTGGCTCTGAGATCAGATCTTGATCAAAGCGGTAACTTTCATTACGGGGGAGTCGCCGGCTTCTGGGATCCGGTCAATTCACCCTCTGCCGAACTTGAAATTCAGGAAAGAGGCCCTTACCGATATGTGCTGGCAGAATGGGACTTTAATAACGAGGAGCTGCATACATCCACAGCGATCCCGGATAATCAGGGACAGGAACTTGAACTTTTCGGAGCTTCGTTGTCCGGCTTTTCGGCCGGTGTTACCGGGTTTTCTGCAAATTCCAATGGCTGGAATGACTTTGCAGAGAATACAAAATACTGGCTGATAAAAGTTTCCACACTTAATTTTGAATCCATTCAAATCTCGTCTGCTCAGATGGGATCTAATACCGGGCCGCGGGATTTCCAGCTACAGTTTAGTACAGACTCACTGAGCTGGACCGATGTAAACGGAGGGTCCATTACTGTTCGAAACGATAATTTCAGTTCCGGGCTGATCAATGAGCTGAATTTGCCTGCAGCTGTCAATAATCAACCTGTTCTATACCTAAGATGGTTGCAGACCTCTGGTTTTCGGGTGGATGATACGGATGGGGTCTCATCAACCGGTACGAACAGGATCGATGATATCAGGATCACCGGAATTAACCCGAATGCCTCCAGAGTTACAGTTTGGCCTGGTGATACTGACAATAATTCTGTAGTAGATGCCGCAGACGTGCTCCCGCTGGGAATCTGGTGGCTAAGTCAGGGACCGCTGCCGGTATATCCTGGTATTAACTGGCAAGCCAGGGAAACAGAAGCATGGATACCGGAAGCAGCCACCTATGCGGATGCTGACGGGAGCGGAAGTATAGATCAGAATGATCTGAAACCAATAGGACTGAATTTCGGTGATTCAAGAACTGCGGGTAAAATAAAGGATGAATACTTAGCTGAAATTATCATACCAAGGATGAAAAAAGGGGAAGAGATCAAAGTGGTTTTACGTCTGAAGAATAAGAAACCGATGAGCGGATATGCTGCTGAATTTGAAATCAAAGGGATTCAGGATCTTTCACTCGAGGCTGATGTGGAGTATCCGGTATGGATGCAAGAATGGGCGGATAAAGGAAGTTTGCTGAGCTTTGATTCGGTAAGAGGTGATCTTGTATCGAGTGCAGGAGTGTATAAGGGATCCTATAAGGGAGTAATGGGAAGTAAAGTGTTGACCCTTGGATTAAAGGCAAAAGAAAACAGGGAAAAAGAGGGCAGTTTATTCTTAAAAAAACTGGCTTTGGTAAGCAGTGAAGATATTCAGCATGATATCCGTGATGTAATAATGGAATTAGGAAAAACTACTGGTAATGAGGAAGAAAGCGGGTTGCCGGAATCTACCGAGTTACTGCCTAATTACCCGAATCCATTCAACCCTCTGACGAATATCAGTTACCGGACCCACCGAGCCGGTAAGGTGAGTATTACCATATACAATGCCCTCGGGCAGAAAGTGGCAAGGCCGGTAGATGAGTTTCAGGGACCCGGAAATTATACGGTGCCCTTCAGTGCACACAGACTATCCAGTGGTATCTACCTGTATGAATTAAGGGTTGCTGACCAGAGATTTGTGCGAAAAATGATGCTGGTGAAATAA
- a CDS encoding WD40/YVTN/BNR-like repeat-containing protein produces MFKYLSYLLAFVIYFTFDPAISVAQDDPDDDRYNTAWNSLEFRSIGPAFTSGRIADFAVNPDDISEFYVATASGGVWKTTNRGVSLTPVFDSQGSYSIGVVEMDPNNHNVVWVGTGENNNQRSVAYGDGVYKTIDGGKSWSHMGLKDSEHIGMIAIDPRDSDVVYVAATGPLWSAGGDRGLYKTTDGGENWEKILDISEHTGIHEVHLDPRDPDLVYAVAHQRRRRVFTYISGGPESAVYKSTDAGQNFRKIMKGMPGGDIGRIGLDISPANPDVVYAVVEAQQGRSGFYRSTDRGESWEKRSSYSGSGNYYNEVIADPVDPDLVYVMNTYAGVSEDGGKNFNNVGELNKHIDNHALWINPDNTNHLLNGNDGGVYESYDRGKTWRFYTNLPVTQFYKVAVDNDYPFYNIYGGTQDNFTFGGPARTTETTGITNRQWVVTVLGDGFEPHVDPTNPDIVYSQSQYGNLRRFDRQSGEIQNIVPQPPAGDYSYNWNWDSPFFVSVHDNKRLYFASDRVHRSDDRGQSWTEVSGDLTRQIDRNQLKVMDKVWSMDAVAKNASTTQYGNIVALAESPLNEDVLFAGTDDGLIHVTTDGGENWRRTDNFPTVPEMTYVNEIVASVHDPNVVYAAFNNHKNGDFKPYLLKSMDLGRSWRPITNNLPERGSIYAIAEDPVEAGLLFIGTEFSMFASIDGGNYWEEFNRGLPTVAVRDINIQEREKDLALATFGRGFYIMDDYSALREFSQEVHDKEAHLFSVRDAFQYQPFSPIAASNTISWLGPKGFQGEDYYLGENPEFGAAFTYYLKDGYKTLEDQRKDEEKEKRDDGENVFYPSYEQMKAEAEEEAPLLIFTIRDTDGEVVDEIRSSPRKGINRIYWDLTYPAVQEIDTDLADPSENLESGIMVLPGEYTVQLSKHINGEVTVLTEPVSFNVKSLDNRTLPAQDPEAMLAFHKELMQLSKSANSARNAWNEINERLQYYKGAARITESEELEKMISDLEDKMEEIQTTMFGDRIKSRLEIDQAPSLNSRINTAIGAGISAGSDPTETSKMVKNIAEQELRPVIASLKKIIAEDIPAFDALLDELNAPWTPGRIVDLD; encoded by the coding sequence ATGTTCAAGTATCTCTCCTACCTACTCGCCTTTGTGATTTATTTCACTTTTGATCCGGCCATTTCGGTAGCCCAGGACGATCCTGATGATGACCGATATAATACCGCCTGGAACAGCCTGGAATTCCGCAGCATTGGCCCGGCTTTTACTTCCGGACGTATCGCTGATTTTGCAGTAAACCCGGACGATATCAGTGAATTTTATGTTGCTACAGCTTCCGGAGGAGTCTGGAAGACCACTAACCGGGGGGTTTCATTAACCCCAGTATTTGATAGCCAGGGTTCCTATTCCATTGGTGTGGTTGAGATGGACCCAAACAATCATAATGTGGTGTGGGTCGGTACCGGGGAGAATAATAATCAGCGCAGTGTCGCTTATGGTGATGGAGTATATAAGACCATCGACGGAGGAAAGAGCTGGTCGCATATGGGCCTCAAAGATTCAGAACATATCGGGATGATCGCTATCGATCCCAGAGACTCTGATGTTGTTTATGTAGCCGCAACCGGGCCTCTATGGTCTGCCGGAGGTGACCGTGGTCTTTATAAAACTACTGATGGCGGTGAGAACTGGGAAAAGATCCTGGATATAAGCGAACATACAGGTATTCATGAAGTGCACCTGGATCCTCGCGACCCTGATCTCGTCTATGCAGTTGCTCACCAGCGCAGAAGAAGAGTTTTTACCTACATAAGCGGGGGACCTGAATCCGCTGTCTATAAATCTACGGATGCCGGTCAGAATTTCAGGAAGATCATGAAGGGCATGCCCGGCGGCGATATCGGGCGGATCGGTCTGGATATTTCCCCTGCAAACCCGGACGTGGTTTATGCAGTGGTTGAAGCCCAGCAGGGACGAAGTGGTTTCTACCGGTCCACCGATCGCGGAGAATCATGGGAAAAGCGCAGCAGCTATTCCGGCAGTGGAAATTACTATAATGAGGTAATTGCCGATCCGGTCGACCCAGACCTGGTTTATGTCATGAATACTTATGCCGGAGTATCCGAAGACGGAGGAAAGAATTTCAATAATGTGGGTGAGCTGAATAAGCATATTGATAATCATGCTCTGTGGATCAACCCTGACAACACAAACCATCTGCTGAATGGGAATGACGGTGGGGTCTATGAATCCTACGACCGTGGTAAAACCTGGCGATTCTACACCAATCTGCCGGTTACCCAGTTCTATAAAGTTGCTGTTGACAACGACTACCCATTCTATAATATCTATGGCGGAACTCAGGATAACTTCACCTTTGGTGGCCCTGCCAGGACTACCGAAACTACAGGCATCACCAACCGGCAGTGGGTAGTAACCGTACTGGGTGATGGGTTTGAACCGCATGTGGATCCTACAAACCCTGATATAGTATACAGTCAGTCTCAGTATGGTAACCTTAGACGCTTTGACCGGCAGAGTGGAGAAATACAGAATATTGTTCCACAGCCTCCTGCAGGAGACTATTCCTATAACTGGAACTGGGATTCACCTTTCTTCGTAAGTGTTCATGATAACAAAAGACTTTATTTTGCCTCCGACCGTGTTCACCGAAGTGATGATCGTGGGCAAAGCTGGACCGAAGTCAGCGGGGATCTTACCCGTCAGATCGACCGAAACCAGCTTAAAGTGATGGATAAGGTCTGGTCGATGGATGCCGTGGCTAAGAATGCTTCGACCACTCAATATGGAAATATCGTAGCACTGGCTGAATCGCCGCTGAACGAAGATGTACTGTTTGCCGGAACGGATGATGGTCTGATCCATGTAACCACAGACGGAGGAGAGAACTGGCGCCGGACCGACAACTTCCCGACTGTTCCGGAAATGACCTATGTAAACGAGATCGTTGCATCTGTTCATGATCCCAACGTTGTTTATGCGGCATTCAATAATCATAAGAATGGTGATTTTAAACCCTACCTGCTTAAGAGTATGGACCTTGGACGATCCTGGAGACCGATCACTAACAATCTGCCGGAACGCGGATCTATTTATGCGATCGCTGAAGATCCGGTAGAAGCCGGTCTGCTCTTTATTGGAACCGAATTCAGCATGTTCGCCAGTATCGATGGCGGTAATTACTGGGAGGAATTCAATCGTGGCTTACCTACAGTGGCGGTTAGAGATATCAATATTCAGGAACGTGAGAAAGATCTTGCACTGGCCACATTCGGGCGCGGTTTCTACATCATGGACGACTATTCTGCTCTTCGCGAATTCAGTCAGGAGGTACATGATAAAGAAGCCCACTTGTTCTCAGTACGGGATGCCTTCCAGTACCAGCCTTTCAGTCCGATCGCTGCCAGTAATACCATCTCCTGGCTGGGACCAAAAGGATTTCAGGGAGAAGACTATTACCTGGGTGAAAATCCTGAGTTTGGAGCTGCTTTCACTTATTACCTGAAAGACGGGTATAAGACCCTTGAAGACCAGCGTAAGGATGAAGAAAAAGAAAAACGGGATGACGGTGAAAACGTTTTCTACCCAAGTTACGAACAGATGAAAGCTGAAGCAGAAGAGGAAGCTCCGCTGCTGATCTTCACTATCAGAGATACGGATGGAGAAGTGGTGGATGAGATCAGAAGCAGTCCCCGTAAAGGTATTAACCGAATATACTGGGACCTTACCTATCCTGCAGTACAAGAGATCGATACCGATCTGGCCGATCCTTCAGAGAACCTGGAATCAGGAATTATGGTATTGCCGGGTGAATATACGGTTCAGCTCTCGAAGCATATAAACGGAGAAGTAACGGTACTTACCGAACCGGTATCCTTTAATGTGAAGTCACTGGATAACAGAACACTGCCTGCACAGGACCCTGAAGCAATGCTGGCTTTCCATAAAGAACTTATGCAGTTATCGAAATCTGCCAACAGTGCACGGAATGCCTGGAATGAGATCAACGAAAGACTTCAATACTATAAAGGAGCCGCAAGGATCACTGAAAGTGAGGAGCTGGAAAAAATGATCAGCGACCTGGAAGATAAGATGGAAGAAATTCAGACGACCATGTTTGGAGACCGGATCAAAAGTCGTCTGGAGATCGATCAGGCACCTTCTCTGAATTCCAGAATTAATACTGCCATCGGAGCAGGAATATCGGCCGGTTCTGATCCGACTGAAACCTCGAAGATGGTTAAAAATATTGCTGAGCAGGAACTCAGGCCGGTGATCGCTTCACTGAAGAAGATCATTGCCGAAGATATTCCTGCTTTTGATGCTTTACTGGATGAGCTAAATGCACCATGGACCCCGGGCCGGATCGTAGATCTGGATTGA